One genomic segment of candidate division KSB1 bacterium includes these proteins:
- a CDS encoding DUF4837 family protein yields the protein MRKCVLLLFFAGLLIALQGILGGCSSKKPGYGSEDLIIALADSVEWEALRPAVSAALERQVYTPQPESLLRVRWVPPEKWGAFKRYHSFLVIGTLSGSPVMQQLFKSMLSPTDMRRVEQDSSFLFKKDNPWAFDQLLLVVVANDTATLTRRMQENADRLYGLMLAHVREVMTKQMFGKHEQKALSEELLRKYGWAVRIQHDYHPLEKPGDRIVWLRRIPPERWFLVHWEESDDPSQLTPEWCLKKRQWIGESFYTGERIVDGYTKWEWVDFDGRRAIEMWGLWEDSVKVVGGPFHVYAFYDHGSARLFLIDMACFAPGERKMPYMRQMDVMARTFRTRQKGMGG from the coding sequence ATGCGAAAGTGTGTTCTCTTGCTGTTCTTCGCCGGCCTGCTCATTGCCCTACAGGGCATTCTGGGCGGGTGTAGTAGCAAGAAGCCGGGTTATGGGTCGGAGGATCTGATCATCGCCTTGGCGGATTCCGTGGAATGGGAAGCGCTCCGTCCGGCAGTGAGTGCTGCGCTCGAGCGCCAGGTCTATACCCCGCAGCCGGAATCGCTGCTGCGCGTGCGCTGGGTGCCGCCGGAAAAGTGGGGCGCTTTCAAGCGCTATCACTCGTTTCTGGTGATCGGCACTCTCTCGGGGAGTCCGGTTATGCAGCAGCTTTTCAAGAGCATGCTTTCCCCGACGGACATGCGCCGCGTCGAGCAGGACAGCAGCTTCCTATTCAAGAAGGACAACCCTTGGGCATTTGACCAGCTCCTGCTGGTGGTGGTGGCCAACGATACGGCGACCCTCACCCGCAGAATGCAGGAGAATGCGGATCGTCTGTACGGCCTCATGCTCGCGCATGTCCGCGAGGTGATGACCAAGCAGATGTTTGGCAAACATGAACAGAAGGCCTTGTCAGAGGAGTTGCTACGGAAGTATGGATGGGCCGTGCGCATCCAACACGACTACCATCCCCTGGAAAAGCCTGGCGACCGGATCGTCTGGCTGCGGCGCATCCCGCCAGAACGGTGGTTCCTGGTGCACTGGGAGGAGAGCGACGACCCCTCGCAGCTCACTCCAGAGTGGTGTTTGAAAAAGAGGCAGTGGATCGGAGAGAGTTTCTACACGGGCGAACGGATTGTCGACGGGTACACCAAGTGGGAGTGGGTGGACTTTGACGGGAGACGGGCGATCGAAATGTGGGGGCTGTGGGAGGATTCGGTGAAGGTAGTTGGGGGCCCGTTCCATGTCTACGCCTTCTATGACCACGGTTCCGCAAGGCTGTTTCTGATCGACATGGCTTGCTTTGCCCCAGGCGAGCGGAAGATGCCCTACATGCGGCAAATGGATGTCATGGCGCGCACGTTCCGCACGCGGCAAAAAGGAATGGGAGGCTGA
- a CDS encoding flippase-like domain-containing protein: protein MSISLLGLAVWRIGPARLRESIVGADLWWLLAAVSVFTLSNLLGAFQWWMLLRARDIRLPLRQVVGYYFVGLFFNNFLIGYVGGDAFRVFDAARASGKPAEAMSAVLFDRLIGFATLTSVAVVAALLWHSYAGHATSLAVVLGVFGLWLLVLLFFFSRRVAKPVVFVANRVLPLGFKNKAKQVYAQVNDYRHGRLLLAQVLSMSLVVQVLRIAVHYLTALSVGVRVSFSLFLVFVPIIALLSSVPVSVGGIGVREQSGALLFSQVGVPEPAAVAMQFLAYLVGVAATVPGGIILAVRREQRVAKQHGVQLAAPWPEGTKGGR from the coding sequence GTGAGCATCTCGCTCCTTGGGCTGGCGGTTTGGCGCATCGGGCCGGCTCGCCTGCGGGAAAGCATAGTGGGAGCGGACCTCTGGTGGCTGCTTGCTGCAGTGTCGGTGTTTACGCTGAGCAATCTGCTGGGCGCTTTCCAGTGGTGGATGCTCTTGCGGGCGCGGGATATCCGTTTGCCTCTGCGTCAGGTGGTGGGATACTACTTCGTGGGGCTGTTCTTCAACAATTTTCTCATCGGCTACGTTGGCGGAGATGCGTTTCGCGTGTTTGACGCCGCGCGCGCTTCCGGAAAGCCTGCGGAGGCCATGTCGGCAGTTCTGTTCGACAGGCTGATCGGCTTCGCCACCTTGACGTCCGTGGCGGTGGTGGCGGCGCTCCTGTGGCACAGCTATGCGGGCCATGCCACGTCCCTTGCGGTGGTGCTGGGTGTGTTCGGGTTGTGGCTACTGGTGCTGCTGTTCTTCTTCAGCAGACGCGTGGCCAAACCGGTCGTGTTCGTGGCTAACCGGGTTCTCCCGTTGGGCTTTAAGAACAAGGCCAAGCAGGTCTATGCCCAGGTGAACGACTACCGGCACGGGCGGCTGCTGCTTGCTCAGGTGCTGAGCATGTCGCTGGTGGTGCAGGTGCTGCGCATCGCCGTGCACTACTTGACTGCGCTTTCGGTTGGTGTGCGAGTGAGCTTTTCGTTGTTCCTGGTATTCGTGCCGATTATCGCCTTGCTTTCCAGTGTTCCCGTATCTGTGGGAGGCATCGGGGTCCGCGAGCAGAGTGGCGCCTTGCTCTTCTCGCAAGTTGGCGTGCCGGAGCCAGCAGCCGTCGCCATGCAGTTTCTTGCGTATCTGGTCGGGGTAGCCGCCACCGTACCGGGAGGTATCATCCTGGCGGTAAGACGAGAACAACGAGTGGCTAAGCAACATGGCGTGCAACTGGCGGCCCCCTGGCCAGAGGGCACGAAAGGAGGGAGGTAG
- the purE gene encoding 5-(carboxyamino)imidazole ribonucleotide mutase: protein MSHPGPSPRKVAILMGSESDRSVMSAAESVLAHFKVPFETHVLSAHRTPEAAAQFAKSAAERGFAVVIAGAGMAAHLPGVVAAHTTLPVIGVPLDASPLHGVDALYSIVQMPKGVPVASVGIGAAANAALLAVQILAISDAELTRALAEFRQAGSVLPK from the coding sequence ATGAGCCACCCCGGGCCGTCGCCGCGCAAAGTCGCCATCCTGATGGGCAGCGAATCGGACCGCTCCGTGATGAGTGCGGCCGAGTCCGTGCTTGCGCATTTCAAGGTGCCTTTTGAGACTCATGTCCTTTCGGCGCACCGTACGCCCGAGGCGGCTGCACAGTTTGCAAAGAGCGCCGCAGAGCGTGGATTCGCGGTGGTCATTGCCGGCGCTGGGATGGCCGCCCATCTGCCAGGTGTGGTGGCCGCCCACACTACGCTGCCGGTCATTGGCGTGCCGCTGGATGCCTCACCGCTGCACGGCGTCGATGCGCTCTACTCCATCGTGCAGATGCCCAAAGGGGTCCCGGTGGCCTCGGTGGGCATCGGGGCGGCGGCCAACGCCGCCCTCCTGGCAGTGCAGATTCTTGCGATTTCTGATGCCGAGCTGACCCGGGCGCTGGCTGAATTCAGACAGGCAGGCAGCGTACTCCCCAAATAG